The nucleotide window GGTGCCCTGCAAGAGTGACGCGCTATGGCTGCCGCGTGTAGGGATGGAGAGGGGTGCGCAGGTACCGCgcgagaaaagaagagagacaagagagtccgtccccttccctctcgtCTCCGTCCAACATGAGTTCCACAACAAGACAGCGGTGCACGGAAGGTGCGCGGTGGTATTTCGACGACGCTTTGATGAAcaaaggaagagaaacaagAGACGACACACAGCCTGGTGAGGCGCGGCACGATGGTCTATGGGCGTGGAGGTACCTCTTTGCATGAATGCGTGGTCGCGATGGCCGGATAGCACATGCAGAAGTTCCAGCacgaaagaggaggaacGAGGAGGCCTGAACAGttgtcacacacacgcacacaccgctgaagaggaaggaagaagcAAGAAGCAAAACAATGGCGCCGCGAAGCAGAAACGAGAACggagagaacaacaacaaaaaaaaaaacaaagcagACGCCGTCGCACACCGACACGACAGAGCAAAGGGCTGAGGAGAAGAAATGGCGCCctgaggaggggaggggcgtaAGGAATAAAGTACGCACAAAGACAAACATAGACACCCgtagagagggaagagagagtcATACATGCGGTCTTGCACGTACACAGAGGTATTTCCTTCGTCGGGGTCTTGGAGTACGAGTAAAGGGAGGCACCGCGNNNNNNNNNNNNNNNNNNNNNNNNNNNNNNNNNNNNNNNNNNNNNNNNNNNNNNNNNNNNNNNNNNNNNNNNNNNNNNNNNNNNNNNNNNNNNNNNNNNNTTAATGAGGGTATGGAGTCATATGTGAATCATAGTAAGGTGGGGGGGGACATAGTCACAATGGTAGGGGGAGTGGCGCGGGTGACGCGGATATGTAATACAAGGTGTAAAGACGAGTTTAGAATACGTAGTCGACACGCGCGTTGGCCAGATTACAATTTCAGCCAGAGCAATCTAATGTGCTACATCGGAGCGTGGGAAGCAGTGTAGTGGATTCATAAGAGCGGTTTAGTATTGACGAGGTTAAGGGGGTTGTCCCGCCCCCCCCACGAGGTGACTGATTGCGCACATGTGGTAGGGCGGACctgcttcctcttctcctccccgcAACTCGAAGAGCGGCAGGGCTTGCGTGCCGTGCACAACAACACTGCggcggaaggagaagaggagaggcaagcGCTACCTTCAAcaatcagagagagagagcgcgctcGTCTCCGTGCGGTGTCGTATACGTGCAAGGAAAGAAACTCCAAGAGCACAAAACGCACGAGATGCgcaagcgagggagaggcggcaAGGCACGGAGGAACGTAAAGGCGGGACCTCTGTTGCATTGCACAGCGATAGAGTTGAAAAGGGAGATCGATTAGGGGGTGACAATGGGCAGTCTCCAGGCACAAAAAGGCTTTAAAAATCTACGGTGTTCAGTACGGTTCCAAAGGATGCTTCTGTTGGTGTAGGTGAGCCCGCAGCATGCGGTCGTCGCGCATGAGGCTCGTCATGTAACAAGTGTTGTTGAGAATAGCGACGTACACGCTCTCCGGCAGGaagtgcggcagctgcgcatggcACTTTCTTCTGCACACAACAGGCTTGTGTGTCGATGGGATGTCGTTCGGTTTCCGAAGCTCTTCCCTGGCCGAACGCCGAGCCCGTGTCGACGAGAAATCGTCTATCAAgtgcgctcgcgcagcagacCGCCTAAGTTGCGCAAACACAGCGGAGGTCGTCTCGAACCGGAGCAGCGACTCGGGCAGTCGGCCGATCATGAAGAAGTTGTAGACGTCCAGCTCGTAGCTGGGAGCCTCTGTAGCAGGCGTCGAGTTGGCGGCGGGGCTGAGAAGGTTGGTGCGGTGGGTAGTGGTGTCAGTGCGCATCTTCGACTCGGCACTCGCCTCAATCACTTGTCGCACGGCATTTGACAGGGCGTTAAAGGGGTATTGCTGCTGGGTGAGCTCAGCCTCACGCTGTGCCACCACGGTCGCCCAGTACGCCTCTTCTACATCTCGACGCACTTTGCGGTAATTGAGCTCCACCACGGCCTGCACGCGGGCATGGTGGCGCCGGAATGCACTCTGAATGCACACCGCTTGCGTTTCTAGGAAATAAGCGGCCCAGCGCAGCTTCGTGTGTGGAATCCGAAGCTTGGGAAGAATTGTGTCAGGAGCCCGTTCGCTgcaacgctgccgccgctggaaGATCTTGGGATGCGCGTACTTGGCCACAATCGCCATCGTCTGCACCATCTGCTTGTGAAAACGGTAGAGCTTCCAGAtgggaaggaaaagaaggcgCAGGGTGTCGTACGCGGCGAACTTGACCAGCTGCGAGTCCGTGAGGCTCACAGTGTTTTCTAGCGGCGAATTGGTCGAGCACCCAAGCTCCTCTTCGATAGCGGCGGTGTCGAGTTTTAGCCTCAGTGAGCGGCCCAGCTGACTCGACAGACGCCGCGGCTCCTTCGGAGGCCACGCAACGAGCGTGGAGCTTGACAAGCCGCCATCAAAAAGACCGTTGAGGTGCGACGAATCCTCACCTCCTTCCATGCTGAGCTTCTTCTCTCCAAACGGCACGCAGTGCACCGCGAGGGACTTCACCTCGTCTGCGGAAGGGACCGCGGAAGATTTCACCAGTGGCAAAGGGTCCTCCCCACCCGCCTTCTTTGGATGGCGCTGTCGGCTGCGCGATATGGTTGCAAAGATGTCGTCAGAGCGGCGCAGGGTGCAAGCCCACGGGACAGAAGTGGGTGCAGTAAAAATGCACCTCGGCACGTGCCTCGGCGGGTTGAGCGAAACATGCCGCGGGCGGCTACTCGCGGTGGTGTTCGCTTGGTAACTGCGATggcgtggtgctgccgctgaggtCCCCGACATTGGAGGatgcggcaccaccacctcctgtggAAGCACCGTCGCTGACGCAGTACGCCGCTTCTGCATTGCTGGGTAGGGAGCAGGGTAACACGGAAGGGGTAAATTGACATGCAAATCTACATTAACGGCAAGAAGGTCCGCGCGAGCAGGTGAGGGTGAAAGTAGAGAAGAGATGAAACAAAGCGAACAACGAGCATGGACATAATGCCGGCACACAGTGATGTACGCACGTCCCTGTGCGTTGGCGTACGTGTTTTGGAAGCAGCGAAGAAGCGACTCAAGCGCTTGCGGTTACAAAACTTTCTTGCACGACGCGACCGAGAATCAAATGAagtctcctctcccccctccctttgaGGTGGTGAGTAGTGAAGAAAGGGGGtaaagaaggagagaggagaaggataGACGCACTAGAGACAGCAGACCTACACAGCCACGCAGATATGACGACGTGTAGCTAGTAGAGATGGCATTCAGCAGTAGAGAGTCGCTTTCGAGTCGGATACATCATCGTCCGCACCAGCGCTGCGACTACCCCGCGGATATGAGGAATATATGGTTCACGTACCTGGGCGTGACTGCAtgcagcgctgtggcatCGCACACGCGCCGATGCGCTGCGTGGTCAAGGGACGCCGCCACTCTCTCAGCCCACAACGGGTGTTGCTtatgctgctgcaccgaagAGCCCATGCGAGTCAGGCGTCCGAGCGTTACTCATGTTTTGCATTACACAACAAGAAAATCGTGAACGACAACAAAATAAAAAGTGCACACGGCGGGAGAACGGCAGCACCGACAGTGCAGGTTgagcgtgggtgggtggtggtaTCGATAGAGCCAGGTATGGCAAGGTCAGACGAGAATCACAGCAAGCGTCCCCATCCTCACATCCTGCCTCAGCCTGtcgttctctctcacccccaAGCCAAaacacctccgccacccctCCAGACTTGCTTGCAGACGAACAGAGATGGTgcgaggagaaggaaggagcGAACAACAATCACCTCCACAAGCACCGGCGATGAAGGCACAaagcatacacgcacacagacagtGAACAAAGGAAACGACAACTTGTGCATTCATCCCATCACCAGGGGGGCAAACACATGCACGCATGCACATGTCTTTCCAACTCTGCTTCGTCCAAGGCCCTCCACTCTCTACCGCTTAGGAGGTAAGcacggaagagagggagagagagacgagggaaGCAGAGTGGGATCgcagggaaaggaaaagaagtcTGTATTACTCTCTTTTCCTGCCTTCATAGCTGTCCAACCGCCTATCTGCGCTTCACCGCCGCGCTCTTCGCGCGCTTCTGCGAGCGCCACTTCTTCAGAAGAACGTCCGCGGCGTTTCCGTAGGCCCACCGGTGGCGGTCCTTCACAAATTCCAACTCGTCAGCAATCTGCTTAAACACCTTGGCGAAGTCCACCGGCTGAGCCGGGGCTTGCGGCATCTGCTGCATGATCATTGCATTAGTCCCTTCCGCCTCGACATCCTcaccgagcagcagctccagcagacCCTGGTTGCCGGACATGATGAGGAAGTAGAGACTGAGGGAGGTGACGTAGTTGCAGTTCAGCACATCGATCTCGAGTCCGCGCTGCATCATCTCCCGAAAGCGGTGCGACAAGGGAAACGGAAACTTGGCGACCACAAAGCCGGAGAAGAAGTATGAGACCAGCATCATCATACCAATGTTCGGCACCATCATCATGAACTGGTTCTTTAGTAAACCCGACATGAGGTTCGGGTCGTTCATCATCTCCATCGGGTTGACCGGATCCACCTTCTTCTTCAGCATGCCATTCAGCATGTGCTCCGCCCGGTGCTTGAAGGACTCAGGCGACAGtacagcaccgccactgaGTAGTAGGCGGCCGTAATTCTGAATGTTCACGTTGCAGATGCGAACCATATCTGGCCTGGAGGAGGAGTTCATGAGGATGCCGGCGTAGTGGCGCAGCACACCCATGAACAGGACAATCACAATCAAAGGCAATAGCACCCAGTCCCGGATGCTGGGGTCTAACAGAATGTTTTGCTCAGCCGCCATTGTTCGAGCAGACccggggaggaagagggggggggcgacaAGACACGAGAGGCGATGAAAAAGAACGAGTGGGGTAGAATTCAAGAACGGGAAAACTTCGGTGAGTACGACCGCgtcgccgtgtgtgtgtgtgtgtgtgtgtgtgtgtgtgtgtgtgtgtgcgacgCGTGTGTTGCGGCGGTGTATCTTCGGTACTGGACCGTGTGGAGTGCTTATGTGCGCCAGGCTTTGAAACGGCCAGAAGAGCACTGCGATAGACCTCCACGTGAGGCACACGGAGAGAAACACGCCACGAGAAGCCGCCACACCAAATGGTCTCACCACGAGAACGCGTGAAGCAGCAGTGAGGAggtcaaaaaaaaaaagcgaaactGAGTTCCTCTtcaggagagaaaggggtaCGACGGTCGACGGTGAATCGATTGGGAGGAAAgtggagggaagaagggaaacgAGAGACAGTTTCACGAAGAAGACTGGCGTAAACatacgagagagggagttgGAGAAATGAAGAGTGGAGCATGGGTGTAAGTTTtcgggaaggaaaagagagaggaggtacAGAGAATCGGGTAGATGAAATACTGCCTCTACACAACACAAGTGGTACATGTGAACACGTAGGAGCACTGCGTCTCTTGTTCGGCGAACACGCATTGAGGAACGGAGTCCAGCCCCCACTCAGAGTTCGAGCAGTCAGCCCACACACAGCAACCGTAATACCCCTTGCAGTACGACATTACAAGAGCacgagaaagggaaggagggaatACGACGAGGTGCATGTGAATGGCACATGCGGTTCGCGGTTTGGGGTTtcgaaggggagaggaggaagagaggctAAGTGGGTCGTGGTGGAGAACTCCTCACCCTCAAGCACACATCCATATGGCGCCAAGggaagacggagagagacgacCAAAAAGTGGAGGACTGCTGGAGAAGGGAGACgggagcacacgcacaagcacacatacacacacgcacatataTACAAGCAGAAGCACTCAGCAAATGCCACAGATCAGCGACAAGCGATTTCAGAGTCGGCGTGAAAAAGAAGGAGTCCGTAGGGCGCCGGATACATTGCAGATacagcacctcctcccctaTGATAGCGCTTGGCCACACTCCGCGGCTTCATTCAataaaaacaaacaaacgaaaaaaaaaaagaagcgatGATTACCTGTCGCGCGACTCCTCACTCGCGTCTGGGAAAATCAGCTCTGTGAACGATGTGAGGCGACGCGCGTAGTAGTCGGGTGGGATAGTGGACAGCATATTTTGCTCCCAGAGAAATGACTTGAAGAAGTTGGCGCCCTTTTTCTTTATCGTGTACGCAGTGAGCACATCGATTATGCCAACATAGTAGATTTCCTGCTCGCAAACGCTGCGCACGCCATTTGCGAACTCTGGCGGTGTCACGGAATGACTCGTCTTCTTGTCGGACAGGTGACTGTCCTTTGCAAGGGGGGCAGGCCGCACCTCGGCCCAAGATGATGCAGATGCGGCGTCGTGCTGAGCTGAATTGCTCATCCTATCACTGATACAATGCCTCCCTGACTGCGGTGCTTTGTTCTCGTGATAGGTGACGCCGATGAGCAGCGAGTAGTCCATCATCCCCGCACTATTAAGAAAGTCATAGtcgcggagcagctgctccagaaGTCGCTTGCGTGTGTTCTGTGGTAACAGGAAGAGCCGTGTCAGGTCCTTGTCGTGCAGCGTGGGCGGACTTTGCGCGCCCTTGGCTTCCTTCACAACGACTCCATCCTCCCTGTTGTAGAGCTGCTCAGACGCATCGGTCACGGGTTTGACAATCCCGTTGCGTTTCTTTTGGGCCTCAATGAGGTGCAGATTGagctcgctgccgcggcgaagGAAGTCCGGGTTGCGGAGGGACTTGCCAGGTTTCGGGATGCGACCCTTGATGTCCCACTTTTCATGCAACACGGAGGCGGCCGCGAAGATGTCGTTGAAGCACAAAATATatcccttttctttccgcACTGACACTTTCAGAAGCATGTAAAAACGCATGAGGAGGCTCCCTGGATGAGCAGCAATGTGTTGCATGTAAGCGTGCAAGATATCGAGCAAAACGCGAACCTCCTCCACTGAAATCGTCTTACACATGAACGCCATGGTCTTTGATTTGAGGAAAAACGCTTGAGAGCGTCCCTCGCCTAGCTCCATCCTCAGGCAGTCCTCAGGCAACGACCACTCGTCGGCGAAATGTGAATCTGCCACCCCCTCCAACTGGCGAAGAAAGGAGAACACGTTTGGAGCGTACTCGGTGACGTGTACCTTCACCCGCTTTCCCTTGCTGTCCGTCGATGGCACGGTGAGTCGCtggacagcgcagcagtcCACTGGCTTGATTGCCTTGGAGTGCTCAGCTAGGCTGGCACGAGTACAAGACGCCGCCTGCGAGGatggtgcggctgcgtccGCTTTCTTCAGTTGTGCTTCTACTGTTAccctcagcgccgccaccacctgcggCGCCGTGAGCCCACGGCCGCTCGTCGCAGTACCGCCGACTTGACCCATGATGATCTGCCAGGGTAACGACTCGTGTAGGTCTGCGCGCGTTTCGAGGAgtaaagggggagagaaaaacggtACTGTAGGGGCGCTTGACTCCAAGAAGCTCTCGAGCCCTGTCGTGAATATGTGTGGGTGCGACTACGGGCTTCAAGCGACGCACTCGTGGGGTGAGAAAGAAAGCAGCTAAGGGTCATCACGAAGGTATAACCAGGCGCGtcaggagagaaaaaaaaatctGAAACGATAAAGCTCCTTCCAACTGCAAAGAGTAAAGTGCATTGGCCTTCCTCACTGGCCAAGCATTGCGTGCGCACCAACAGCTGCAACAAAGTGCTCTCCTGGTGGATAGCTCATCATATCTAAGAGGGGTGAAATAGGACGTTGGTGCGTCTCTATCTCGATCCTCCTTTAggttccttttccttcttgtATTGCTTAgtcgcagcagtggtggtgcaTGACCTTACAGAGATACATATCTACAAAAATATGCGTGAAGTCCTGCATACGAGATGGCGCACCCGTCGGGCATCAGTCTCTCCTGTACTTGCGCATCAACTTCTCCTTCAAGGAAAGTTCATGGCCCTGCGAAGTTGggggtggctgctgcggatgCAGCTGAGGTGTCCTGGCAGGTGCGCTTGCCTGCTGGGTGTTCGTCTCCTCGCGGTGACGTTTGTGCGacaggagctgctgaaggatGTACgactccgccgcctgcttcGACACCGGAGCTTGTTGGCCTGCGTACGTGGAAACAGATAGCTGCGGGGCGGATGACGGTGACGGACCAGCAGTTCTGTCCATCGGCAGGTATGTCTCCGCTGCAGCCGAGGAGTCCACTTGAGCACCGTTGCCAAAGATTTTTGCTTTCATggcgcgacgccgctgctcgcgccAGTCCTCCGGGTTGGCACAGAGCCTCAAAAGCTCCGGATTGACATTCGACAGATCCCCATCATTGTCTGCCATGGATGAGATGAACACACAAAGTGGAGAGGGACAgggcgaaagggaaaaaaaacggcagagagaaggcgcgAAGGCCCGCCGACTTCAGAGTTTGGTGGTGCACCGCCCAAACCGAGTCAATTTTTCACATGAAAAAGAGTTCGTGTGAACGCTGCAAGAGAATGTTAATCACCAGCTTGACCTGCTGCCGTGTCAAAATGAATGCTGAGAGAGAAATCGGCGTGGGGAATCAGCTGAGCGTAGGAGCAGTGCCGTGTCGCTCGAGGCGTGTCAAGAGGTACGCATACACCGTCTAGCTGGTGCACGATGGGTCGTAGTGgagggcgggggaggagtgTGGAGAGCCAGAGGCAGACTATTTGCCACCGCACACATGAAATAGAAAAGTGAAAGGGCCTCGTGACTCAGTAGGCGATAAAGAGACAGGATAAAAGTAAAAGATCAAGATGGGTGACATGCGCGACGCCGTCTCACACCCATCCCCAGCATGGGCGTGCGCGCGTAGGAAAGTCTTCGCTTTTGATCGAGCGTTGCCCCTTCGTGACAAAGTGGGCACAGTCCGCACGCTCGGCAAAAGTGCCGCTGGCATGTCAGATGCACTCTGTGATTCATTGAATGATGCTGCACTGGCTGGAAACTGGATTCGCAAAGCATGACGCGACAGGTCACGAGAGCGGGTTGTCTTCGTCTATTTATTACTTTATTTCCCTGTAGATATCTTTTGAGGGTGTCCTGCAAGCGCAGCGGTACTCTCTGACTTGCACCGCACCTCACCTCACCCGTCTCCGGCAAGAGATTAGAGGTAATTCAACCGTATCGACGTTCACAGCACTGTACTGTCGTCAGCAGAGGTGGCACTGCTCATTGTAACTATGACTAAATTGTGTATCTCAGTATGCTCATGAGTGATAAGGTCACGGAAAGCATGGATAGGTTCGAATcatggcgcagctgccacacAAGAGAATGCACTGTCTAGAAAAAATATGTGTGATAGCACTGCACAGATGCACAGCAAATCTTGATGCCTCAGAATAACT belongs to Leishmania braziliensis MHOM/BR/75/M2904 complete genome, chromosome 36 and includes:
- a CDS encoding phosphatidylinositol-4-phosphate 5-kinase-like protein, whose amino-acid sequence is MGQVGGTATSGRGLTAPQVVAALRVTVEAQLKKADAAAPSSQAASCTRASLAEHSKAIKPVDCCAVQRLTVPSTDSKGKRVKVHVTEYAPNVFSFLRQLEGVADSHFADEWSLPEDCLRMELGEGRSQAFFLKSKTMAFMCKTISVEEVRVLLDILHAYMQHIAAHPGSLLMRFYMLLKVSVRKEKGYILCFNDIFAAASVLHEKWDIKGRIPKPGKSLRNPDFLRRGSELNLHLIEAQKKRNGIVKPVTDASEQLYNREDGVVVKEAKGAQSPPTLHDKDLTRLFLLPQNTRKRLLEQLLRDYDFLNSAGMMDYSLLIGVTYHENKAPQSGRHCISDRMSNSAQHDAASASSWAEVRPAPLAKDSHLSDKKTSHSVTPPEFANGVRSVCEQEIYYVGIIDVLTAYTIKKKGANFFKSFLWEQNMLSTIPPDYYARRLTSFTELIFPDASEESRDR